The following nucleotide sequence is from Chloracidobacterium validum.
TCGCCGTCCGCAATAGTGGCGCGACTGCCGTCGTTCACGGCGTCGGCCTCCATGCTTGTGAATACATGACCGGCGGTCGGGTGGTTATTCTTGGACCGACCTCAAAAAATCTGGGAGCTGGTATGACCGGTGGCGTGGTGTATATCTACGGTGGCGCGCCGGCAGACCATATCAACCGGGACTTTCTGACGGAGCGAGTTCCAACCCCGGATGAGCTAAGCGCCTTACACGCCCTGCTGATGGATTTTGTGCTAGAAACGAACGGCCAGGCAGCGCGTCAGCTTGTGGATACCTGGGCAACAAGCGCCGCCCGCTTCGTCTCCTATGTTCCGCGTTGGGTAGAATGATTTCAGCCTCGAGGTCGCCTTACACTTCACGACTACTTTTGGTGGATACCGGGCCACGATATAGCTATGGCAAAGGACAACTCATTCGACATCGTTTCACAGGTTGACATGGCGGAGGTCGTCAACGCCATCAATCAAGCTACGAAAGAAATCGGCCAGCGCTTTGACTTCAAAGGGAGCCAGAGCCGCATTGAGCTAGAAGACCACGACATCGTGTTGGTGTCGGACGATGAATATAAACTCAAGAGCGTGATTGACATCCTTGAATCAAAGCTCATCAAGCGGAACGTGCCGCTCAAGGCGCTCGACTATGGCAAGATCGAGCCGGCTGCCGGTGGCACGGTTCGGCAGCGGGTGACGCTGCAACAGGGCATTCCGACGGAAAAAGCCCGCGAGATTGTCAAATTCATCAAGGACACCAAAGCCAAGGTGCAAGCCTCGATCAACGGCGACATGGTGCGTGTCAGCGGCAAAGACCGCGATGTATTGCAGGAAGTGATTGCCAAGCTGCGCGCGCACGACTTTGGGATCGACATGCAGTTTACCAACTACCGCTCAAACTGACTGCTGTCTGAACCGGGCTGCTGAGCCAGACCAGGACTAGGTGGCAAGGTAGCGTCGTTCGGCCTCTGAGCTGTTCCCATGGACGCCTTTTTATTGTCTGCGCTCGTCACAGAGCTGAATGATGCCGTGGCGCGGCACGACCAGGGCCTACTGGTGGGCAAAATTGCCGTCGTGGGCCAGGCGGCCATTGGGCTTGATATGCGGCGGCGCGACGGACGTTGGCTGGTGCTAGTGGCGCGTCCGCACGACAGTGCTTTCTACTCGATGAGTCGTCACCCCGGCGCGGCTGATGCCGTGGGTGAGCCACCCTTTGTTGCGCGGTTGCGCAAAGCCCTGCGTGGCGCGCGCTTGGTCGGGGCCACGAAAACCCAGACCGAACGTTCGGTGACACTGACCTTCCATGGTTTTGACGATGCCGAGCAGCCAACCCGGTGGCTGCTGCGCCATGATCTAACGGGTCATTCCGCCAACCTTTGGCTACTGACGGCCGATGAGTGCATCGTGGATGCGCTTCGTCCGTGGGACGGTCGTCCTGGAGAGCGGTACCAAATGCCGCGCCAGGCACGCCACACCCTGACTTGGTCTGATGTGACCCCGGAACGGCTGCCGGGTACGTCCGACGCGCTGGAGACGTTTCTGCGTGATGTTGTGTGTGGTTGTCACCCACGGCTGGCACGTGAGGTGGCTTTTCGAGCGCGCAGCCGCCCGCCCTGGACGGCTTTCTCGGAAGTGTATCAATCACTGGTCAGCCCACAGGCCTTTTTCCTGTATGCGTTGCCAGAGGGGCTGGAGGTCTTCCCACTTCGGTTGACCCACGTGCCGGAGTTGGTGCCCACGCCTTTTGTTTCGGCACATGAGGCCGTGGAGGCTCGCTTTGAGCGGCGGGCAGCGCAGGCCGCGCTTGCGGCGCGTCGCCGGCGCTGGCAGCAGGCCCTTGGGACGTGGCGCAGGCGAATCGAACGTGCCCTGGATAGGCTGGATGCCACCACGCGCCAGGCCCAGGACGCCGACCGGTGGCGGCGCTGGGGCGAGTTGCTGTACGCGAACATGGCGACGGCCAAACGAACAGGCCCTGGGGTCGAGGTCATGGACTACTACGCCGACGAGCCGACGCCACTCACTATCCCTTTGGAATCTGAGTCAGAAGACTTGGCGGCGGCGGCCCAGCGTTACTTTCGGCGTTACCAGCGGGCGCAGCGTGCCCTGACGGCGAATGCTGAACGGCGGACCGAGCTTGAGGCTGTCCAGGCGACTGTGATGCGACTTGACACTGAACTGGCGCAGGCCACGCAAGTCGGCGAGCTAGACGCCTGTATCGTGAAGCTACGGGAGCAGATGCCTTTTGAGCTTCAACCCCAGGAAGAGCCACTGGAAAACCGGACTGACCGAGCACGAACCGGGGAGAAGGGAGGTTGGGCCGGTCTGCGGCGTTATCGCGGACCGGAAGGGTATGAAATTGTCGTGGGACGCACTTCACGTGATAACGACCGGCTGACGTTTGAGTTAGCGCGGTCGCATGACCTCTGGTTACATGCGGCAGATTATCCGGGGGCGCATGTCGTCATTCGGAATCCGCAGCGCAAGGTTGTGCCACCACAGGTCGTAATGGCGGCGGCTGAGCTGGCCGCGTACTTTTCCCAAGCCAAGCAGGCTGACCGAGTGGAGGTGCGCGTCGCCGAGCGACGGCATGTATCCCGTCCGCGCAAGGGCGCGCC
It contains:
- a CDS encoding YajQ family cyclic di-GMP-binding protein, whose amino-acid sequence is MAKDNSFDIVSQVDMAEVVNAINQATKEIGQRFDFKGSQSRIELEDHDIVLVSDDEYKLKSVIDILESKLIKRNVPLKALDYGKIEPAAGGTVRQRVTLQQGIPTEKAREIVKFIKDTKAKVQASINGDMVRVSGKDRDVLQEVIAKLRAHDFGIDMQFTNYRSN
- a CDS encoding Rqc2 family fibronectin-binding protein translates to MDAFLLSALVTELNDAVARHDQGLLVGKIAVVGQAAIGLDMRRRDGRWLVLVARPHDSAFYSMSRHPGAADAVGEPPFVARLRKALRGARLVGATKTQTERSVTLTFHGFDDAEQPTRWLLRHDLTGHSANLWLLTADECIVDALRPWDGRPGERYQMPRQARHTLTWSDVTPERLPGTSDALETFLRDVVCGCHPRLAREVAFRARSRPPWTAFSEVYQSLVSPQAFFLYALPEGLEVFPLRLTHVPELVPTPFVSAHEAVEARFERRAAQAALAARRRRWQQALGTWRRRIERALDRLDATTRQAQDADRWRRWGELLYANMATAKRTGPGVEVMDYYADEPTPLTIPLESESEDLAAAAQRYFRRYQRAQRALTANAERRTELEAVQATVMRLDTELAQATQVGELDACIVKLREQMPFELQPQEEPLENRTDRARTGEKGGWAGLRRYRGPEGYEIVVGRTSRDNDRLTFELARSHDLWLHAADYPGAHVVIRNPQRKVVPPQVVMAAAELAAYFSQAKQADRVEVRVAERRHVSRPRKGAPGQALVRESRTVTALPREVLPRIA